The Pseudomonas sp. LFM046 region TCCCGCTGCAGCAACACCGCCCCGTGGGCGGCGCCATCATCGACGCCCAAGGGCGCGAGATTCCCATCACCGAAACCATGATCCAGCGCGCCTGCCAGGAACTGCACAAGCAGCTGGCCACCGAGCTGAAGCAGGCTTGAACGAAGGCCCGGGGCAATCCCGGGCCTTTTGCTAAACGAGTTCCGCTCCCAGCGCCCGCACGATTTCCGCCAGCCTCGGCGCATCCCCTTGCAGGCGCACCCGCAACCCGTCGATTTCCCGCCGCACCGGATAGTGCTTGCGCAACGCATCGAACGCCGCGCGCCGCTGCGCATCGTCGCCCACCAGGCTACGGCGGAAATCCGCATCGTCCCGGCGCGGGTCGTACACCGCGCGGCACAGCGTGGCCAGGGCCCAGTTCGGATCGGCACTGGTATCGAGGCCAAGTTCGCCCAGCCAAGGCGCCGGCAGCAGCTCATCCAGACGAATGCTTTCCGACTGCCCGCTGAACCGGCACCAGGCCTGGTACACCTGGGCGGTGCCCCGCAGCTTGCCATCCAGGCTGTAGCCGGCGATATGCGGCGT contains the following coding sequences:
- a CDS encoding PA1571 family protein, with protein sequence MSLHDHTSDRRVIPLQQHRPVGGAIIDAQGREIPITETMIQRACQELHKQLATELKQA